From one Pseudactinotalea sp. HY158 genomic stretch:
- a CDS encoding substrate-binding domain-containing protein: MSLSLLVLAACGSGSNTESPSPGASAGESPSAEESPGTLQIAVVPKAVGFDYWTHVKAGAECAASKLDGVNVEWNGVSAETDITQQVDMLNGYINQHVDGLIYAATDSKALVSVTKNAQDAKIPVFNIDSGTDPQNVPIFATDNMALRGSW, encoded by the coding sequence ATGTCATTGTCGCTGCTCGTCCTCGCCGCGTGCGGGAGTGGCTCGAACACGGAGAGCCCGTCGCCCGGGGCCTCCGCCGGCGAGTCGCCCTCGGCCGAAGAGAGCCCGGGCACATTGCAGATCGCCGTCGTTCCGAAGGCCGTCGGCTTCGATTATTGGACGCACGTCAAGGCGGGGGCCGAATGCGCCGCCTCGAAGCTCGACGGGGTGAACGTCGAGTGGAACGGCGTCTCGGCCGAGACCGACATCACCCAACAGGTCGACATGCTCAACGGCTATATCAATCAGCACGTCGACGGTCTCATTTACGCGGCGACGGACTCGAAGGCGCTCGTGTCCGTCACCAAGAACGCGCAGGATGCCAAGATTCCGGTGTTCAACATCGACTCCGGTACCGACCCGCAGAACGTGCCGATCTTCGCGACCGACAACATGGCTCTACGCGGTTCGTGGTGA